Proteins from a genomic interval of Nitrospinota bacterium:
- a CDS encoding SUMF1/EgtB/PvdO family nonheme iron enzyme, producing the protein MKLTPLAILFLFSLLSCQQNISDGVLIPSGEFTLGFSSEKNTPRFMSERTAGKNAQPQQIYFLESFYIDRYEVTYEDFMRFKPLAKYKTLKPNEPIRGISWYEADAYCLWIGKRLPTEFEWEKAARGDNGLLFVWGQEFHGDWANFGKTVSSVGSFKKDISRNGVYDMNGNVSEWTASWYLPYPNSTHQDENFGDKYKVTRGAGIQKREHGFMQEFTTLTYRNFVPPSGRFWDTGFRCALSSRKNH; encoded by the coding sequence TTGAAACTTACACCGCTGGCAATTTTGTTTCTCTTTTCTTTACTCTCCTGTCAACAGAACATTTCAGACGGAGTCTTGATTCCTTCCGGGGAATTTACGCTGGGATTTTCGTCCGAAAAAAATACTCCAAGGTTCATGTCCGAACGCACAGCAGGTAAAAATGCCCAACCTCAGCAAATATATTTCCTGGAATCCTTTTATATCGACCGCTATGAAGTGACTTATGAAGACTTCATGCGATTTAAACCCCTGGCCAAATACAAAACCTTAAAACCCAATGAGCCCATTCGCGGAATCAGTTGGTACGAAGCCGACGCATATTGTTTGTGGATTGGCAAACGACTGCCTACGGAATTTGAATGGGAAAAGGCGGCAAGGGGCGACAATGGCTTGTTATTCGTATGGGGGCAAGAGTTTCATGGCGACTGGGCCAATTTCGGAAAAACCGTAAGCTCAGTGGGGAGCTTTAAAAAAGACATCAGCCGTAACGGTGTTTACGATATGAATGGAAACGTTTCCGAATGGACGGCAAGCTGGTATCTCCCCTACCCCAACTCCACCCATCAGGACGAAAACTTCGGCGATAAATACAAGGTCACCCGCGGAGCGGGTATTCAAAAACGCGAACATGGGTTTATGCAGGAGTTTACGACCCTGACCTACAGAAACTTTGTTCCCCCTTCAGGGAGATTTTGGGACACGGGCTTCCGGTGCGCCCTTTCGTCGAGAAAAAATCACTAA
- a CDS encoding HmuY family protein, which yields MNKTVKVFGILLIATVLFHTILNMMLDNIEDFETVPLPPKKLKVIKSSNPTLTIDATSKERWALVDFSSGKTHFVSDLDEQKEELGRLDWDMGFQRTKIVTNSGVTNPTGKVGAVNLGPVDFDSIVEVPETDFIQDSRSFGSRVNKAFNGWYNYRTRTHNIESNKHVYILKTSDNSFFKMRILNYYCSKDATDCRTVMCSRDEAACLTVEYIMSDESTRKFAISPPREITQNLKQNSTTP from the coding sequence ATGAATAAAACAGTAAAGGTATTTGGAATTCTCCTGATTGCGACGGTCCTGTTTCATACTATATTAAATATGATGCTGGATAATATTGAAGATTTTGAAACCGTTCCGCTGCCTCCAAAAAAACTAAAAGTAATTAAAAGCTCAAACCCCACGCTGACCATTGACGCAACTTCCAAGGAAAGGTGGGCTCTGGTAGATTTTTCTTCGGGGAAAACCCATTTTGTGTCCGATTTGGACGAGCAAAAGGAAGAACTGGGGCGGCTGGATTGGGACATGGGATTCCAACGGACCAAAATCGTCACCAACAGCGGCGTGACCAATCCAACCGGAAAGGTCGGAGCCGTCAACCTGGGTCCTGTAGATTTCGATAGTATTGTCGAGGTGCCTGAAACCGATTTCATACAAGACTCACGGTCTTTCGGTTCGCGTGTTAACAAGGCATTCAATGGGTGGTATAATTACCGAACGCGCACTCATAATATCGAATCAAATAAGCATGTATACATTCTAAAGACTTCGGATAATAGTTTCTTCAAAATGCGAATTCTAAATTATTATTGCTCCAAAGATGCCACGGACTGTAGAACAGTTATGTGTTCCAGGGATGAAGCCGCCTGCTTGACGGTCGAATACATTATGTCCGACGAAAGCACCAGGAAATTTGCTATCTCTCCCCCACGCGAAATCACCCAAAACCTTAAACAAAATTCTACAACTCCTTAA